In Granulicella mallensis MP5ACTX8, the sequence TCTTTCCAACAGAGGGTTTGAATGTTTTTACCGTATTCGAAGTACGTGTGTGCAGGGGTAGTCTTTTTCTTAGCGGCAATCGCTGTTAGAGCACAAGTTCAGGTGACGGTCGAACAACATTCAGCAGATACCTACCCTGCATTTCGGTTTTCTAAAGTCCCACCTCCGCAAGCTCATGATGCAGCGGTAGATGCTGCGATCAGTGTCGTCGACGGAACGGCCGATCCACACTGCGGCGGCCTGTCTGTCCTGAAGGACGGGATTACACCGGTTCGCGCCGACCAACCTAACCTAAATTTCTTTTTTGCACCTGGAAGCAACGGAGGCAGGTTGCAGTTCGATCTCCATAGGCGTGTAAACATTCAGAACGTTAACACTTATTCATGGCATTCAAGCAGCCGAGCCCCCCAGATTTATACTCTCTACGGTAGTGACGGGCTAGGCGCGAACTTCAATCCCGAACCGAAGCGCCCTGTCGATCCATCTCGGGTTGGATGGCGAATGCTGGGCAAGGTGGATACACGCAAGACCAATGGGGCCGTGGGAGGCGCATATGGGGTCAGTATTCACGATCCTTCTCAGCCCGTTGGCCACTATCGCTATCTTCTGTTCGATATAGAAGCCGCCGAAACCAGAGATTCGATCGGCAATACCTTTTATAGTGAGATCGATGTTATTGAGACAGGCCAACCGCTCGCGGATGAGGTTGCACTGCCGGGTCTGACTTCGTATTCCATTGAAGGGGCAAATATCATTTCACGCTGGATGTTTCTCAAACGCCCGAATTGGCCGTCTGGGCCAGGGAACAATTAGTTCCAGTTGTGAAGCAGTGGTACCCGACGATCATTGCGATGCTCCCCAGCCCTCGCTATTCGCCACCACGAAGTTTCACTATCACTTTCTACAAAGATATGGGGGGTGTCGCGGTAACGTCTGGAACACACATCTCCGGCTCTGCTGCATGGTATCGAAACAACATGACTGGCGAGGGGGTTGGTTCAATCGTTCATGAAATGGTCCATGTGGTACAGCAGTTTGGTTCCGCGCGAGTGCCACTGTGGCTGACTGAGGGCTCGGCAGACTACGTACGTTTCTATCGTTTCGAACCCCAGACCCATGGAGCAGACATTCGTCCCGCCGACGCGGCCAAAGCTCGCTATGATGCCAGTTACCGCACGTCCGCCAATTTTCTTAATTGGGTGAGCAATCGGTACGATCCCAATTTGGTCCCGGAATTAAACAGTGCAATACGTCAAGGAGCATACAAGGACAATCTTTGGCAAAAATTCACTGGGCATTCATTGGAGAATTTGGGGGCAGAGTGGAAGAATTCGATTGGGCAATAGCAGAGTGCCAGAGCATGTTCACTATAGGTGTAGATTGAATCCCCGCGCTACATCCACAGGGAAAATGCTCTAGCTTAGGCCGGTGCTCTGCGCCTGTTCATGTGCGTGGTAGCTGGAGCGCACCAGCGGCCCGGACTCTACGTGACGGAAGCCCATCTGCAAGGCTTCGTGCTTGAGGAAGGCGAACTCATCCGGCGTGTAGAAGCGCGACATCGGCAGGTGATCGCGCGAGGGGCGCAGGTACTGGCCGACGGTGAGGATATCCACCTTGCGGTCCGCGAGGTCGCGGAACACCGCAAGCAGCTCGTGCATCTCTTCGCCCATGCCGACGATGATGCCGGTCTTGGTAACGATCGGGCCATCTACATGCTCAGCAGACTCGCGCTTGGCGTTGTCGAGGAAGGCCAGCGAACGTTCGTAGCGGCCGCCGGACTTGGCGACGCGGTACAGCCGTGGCACGGTCTCGATATTGTGGTTCAGAATCTCGGGCCGCGCGTTCACGACGAGGCGGCGAGCCTCATCCACGCCCTGAAAGTCGGGCGTCAGCACTTCCACCTGGCAGCCGGGGGCCTGCTTGCGAATCTCCTGGATGACGTTTACGAAGGCCCGTGCGGCGCCGAGGTTGTCGTCGTCGCGATTCACACTGGTAATGACGGCATGCTTCAGGCCCAGCTGTGCGACCGCATAGGCTACGCGCTCAGGCTCCTGGTGGTCGATCGGCTCAGGCTTTCCCTTGGGCACGGCGCAGAAGCCGCAGCGCCGCGTGCAGAGGTTGCCGAGCATCATGAAGGTCGCGGTCTTGTGGTTCCAGCACTCGCCGATGTTGGGGCAGTGGGCAGACTCGCAGACGGTGTGCAGGTT encodes:
- a CDS encoding basic secretory protein-like protein: MKQWYPTIIAMLPSPRYSPPRSFTITFYKDMGGVAVTSGTHISGSAAWYRNNMTGEGVGSIVHEMVHVVQQFGSARVPLWLTEGSADYVRFYRFEPQTHGADIRPADAAKARYDASYRTSANFLNWVSNRYDPNLVPELNSAIRQGAYKDNLWQKFTGHSLENLGAEWKNSIGQ
- the lipA gene encoding lipoyl synthase, giving the protein MAPLLQTEPLVQIDLTPRKPAPKPEWLKARAPMGETFHNLKKLARELNLHTVCESAHCPNIGECWNHKTATFMMLGNLCTRRCGFCAVPKGKPEPIDHQEPERVAYAVAQLGLKHAVITSVNRDDDNLGAARAFVNVIQEIRKQAPGCQVEVLTPDFQGVDEARRLVVNARPEILNHNIETVPRLYRVAKSGGRYERSLAFLDNAKRESAEHVDGPIVTKTGIIVGMGEEMHELLAVFRDLADRKVDILTVGQYLRPSRDHLPMSRFYTPDEFAFLKHEALQMGFRHVESGPLVRSSYHAHEQAQSTGLS